CGCCCTGGAAGCCGGCGACGATGGCGATGTTGCCCTCGTCCAGCGCGGTGCGGATACGGCCCGGCGTGACATCGATGATGCGCGCCTTGTTGTGGACCGAGTCGGTGATGACGCCTGCCTGGCTGCCGGTGAACGACTGGGCCTCGTGGCCCAGGTTTTTGATCGCCATGGCCAGCAGGGCCATGGAGATCCGCTCTCCGGCGGTCAGCAGCATGTCGAACTCCCGGCCCGCAGGCATCGGGGACACCTGCTCGGCCAGATCGATCAGCTCGTCCGTCGTGTCGCCCATCGCCGATACCACGACGACCACCTGGTGGCCGTTCTTCTTGGCATCGACGATCCGCTTGGCGACACGCTTGATGCCCTCGGCATCGGCTACGGAGGAGCCTCCGTACTTCTGCACGACAAGGCCCACGTGCGCTCCTCGCTCAGTCCGTCTCATTGCTGGTGCAGTCTAACGAGCGGCCGCCATCCGACCGCTTCGTACCACATCATGAGACGAAAAGATCAACGAATTGGTTCCCGTACAGGCCACTGACCTGCGCGGAGTCCGCCGCCGCTCAGCTGCGGCCGAGGCCGCCGAGCTCTTCCGCCATGACCCGGCCGGCCTGCTCCGCGAGCTCTTCCTCGGCCAGGTCCTCGTCGGTGTCCAGCCCGTCCAGGGCCGCCAGCGGCTGGTCCAGCCGCACGTGCGCCACCAGCGACTGCAGGGCGCGCAGGGTCGCCGAAGCGGTCGGCCCCCAGTTGGTGAAGTACGAGAACTGCCACCACCACAGCGCCTCGGTGATCCGGTCGGCCTGGTAGTGGATCAGCCCGTGCCGCAGGTCGGCGACCACGTCCGCCAGGTCGTCGGAGATGCGGTGCGGGACCGGGGCCTTGCGCGGCTCGTAGGGGTCGAAGACCTCGGAGTAGACGTCGACCGGCTCCAGCATCAGCGCGAAGCGCTCGCGCAGGTCGTCCACGTCCGGCTCGGGTCCGAGGTCCGGCTCGTACCGCTCCTCGGGCAGCACGTCCTGGTACGCGCCCAGCCGGCCGCCCGCGAGCAGCAGCTGGGACACCTCCAGGAGGAGGAAGGGCACCGCGCTGTCGGGGTCCTCCCCCTTGGCCACCTCGGTGACCGCGACGATGAAGGACTCGATCTGGTCCGAGATCTGGACGGCGAAGTCGTCCGGGTCCTGACCCAGGGCGTGCAGCGTTGCGTCAGACATCGAGTAGTCGCCTTCCCTCAAAGGCCCGCCCCAGCGTGACCTCGTCCGCGTACTCCAGATCTCCCCCGACGGGGAGCCCGCTGGCCAGACGGGTGACCTTCAGGCCCATGGGCTTGATCATGCGGGCGAGGTACGTCGCCGTCGCCTCGCCCTCCAGGTTCGGGTCGGTGGCGAGGATCAGCTCGGTCACCACCCCGTCCGCGAGGCGCGTCAGCAGCTCCCGGATGCGCAGGTCGTCCGGTCCGACGCCCTCGATCGGGCTGATCGCGCCGCCGAGGACGTGGTACTTGCCCCGGAACTCGCGGGTCCGCTCGATCGCGACGACGTCCTTGGGCTCCTCCACGACGCAGATGACCGTCGTGTCGCGGCGCGGATCGCGGCAGATCCCGCACCGCTCCTCCTGCGCCACGTTCCCGCACACCGCGCAGAACCGGACCTTGTCCTTGACCTCCAGCAGCGCGTGCGCGAGGCGGCGGACGTCGGTGGGCTCGGTCTGCAGGATGTGGAAGGCGATCCGCTGCGCGCTCTTGGGCCCGACGCCGGGCAGCCTGCCCAGTTCGTCGATCAGGTCCTGGACCACGCCTTCGTACAACGGACTGCCTTCTTTCGCTTCGGTTTCCCCGGGAGGTGCCGGTGCCGGGGGCGGCTGGGGGGCTGGCTGCTAGAAGGGGAGCCCGGGGATGCCGCTGCCGCCGCCCAGGCCCTGGGCCAGGGGGCCCAGCTTCTCCTGCTGGAGCGCCTGGGCGTTCTCGTTGGCCGCCTGGACCGCCGCGACCACCAGGTCGGCGAGGGTCTCGGTGTCCTCCGGGTCCACCGCCTTCGGGTCGATCACCAGGGCGCGCAGCTCGCCGGAACCGTTGACGGTCGCCTTGACCAGGCCGCCGCCGGCCTGGCCCTCGACCTCGGCCAGGGCCAGCTCCTCCTGGGCCGCGGCGAGGTCCTGCTGCATCTTCTGGGCCTGCTGGAGCAGCTGCTGCATGTCGGGGCCACCACCGGGAATCACAGGTCACTCACTCTCTGGCTCGGGACGTCCGATCGCGACGTCGGGTCGCGATGCACTGGTCAATCCGAGCCTACGTGCTCCCCGGGCACCACGCCCTACGCCGAGAGGACCAACTCTTTCGAGTGAGAGTCGGGGCGTGCGCGCACCTGCTGGAGGGCTCCTTGCGGGCGGAAATCCGGGGAAGCGTCGTCCGCGGCCCGTCATTCGAAGGTAGGAAGAGCATGCGCACCATTGCGCACACGCGCACCACCACACGTCAGCGCAGGCAGAGGGAGTGCCGGGTGAGCCAGCCGGAGATGCAGCCCGAGGGCCCACCCCGGGAGGAGGGCGGCGGGCCGATGCCGGCGGGCGACCTGACCGGACGGCCGTTCCCCCTCGGGGACTGGGGCGAACCCGCGGAGCGGCTCGACGAGCTCTACCGCCGGGTCGAGGACGACGCGCTGCGCACCGCCGAGTGGTACCTGTCCGACCGGGCGTGGAAGCGGCGCGGGGCCCGGCTGCTGCGCGTCGCCGCCGCGGCGGGCGCCGTCACGGGCGCGGCCATGCCGCTGCTGGACCTGACCGGCTCGGTCCCGGGCGGGGCCGCGTACGGGTACCTGGCGCTGCTGCTGGGCGCGGCCGCCCTGGGCTGCGACCGGTTCTTCGGTCTCACGTCCGGCTGGATGCGGGACGTGGCGACCGCGCAGGCCGTGCAGCGCCGGCTCCAGACGCTCCAGTTCGACTGGGCGTCGGAGAACGTACGGGAGGTGCTCGGGCCCACCGACGGCACCGCGAGCGAGGCCGCCGAGCGGTGCCTGACCGTGCTGCGCCGGTTCTCCGAGGACGTCACCGAGCTGGTGCGCTCGGAGACGGCGGACTGGATGGTGGAGTTCCGGGCCGGGCCCGCGCCGCTGGTGATGCAGTCGCTGGGCGCGTCCGCGGGCCGTCCGGACGCCGCCGTCCCGCCGGCCCGCTTCCCGCTGCCCCCCGGGACCCGGCCGAACATGCCGCGCCAGCGCCCGCCGGAGCAGCCGAGGTAGACCCGCCGGCGGGCGGGGTGCGGGGCGGCCGTACCGGCGGGCCCGCACCGGGCGGTCGCCGGTCAGCTGAAGATGATCATCGAGCCCTGGCCGAGGCTCCGCGTCGCGGCCGCGTGCAGCCCGAGCCAGACGTGCCGCTCCCGGGCGAAGGGGCTGTCGTCGTACGGGATCGGCCCCGCCGGCTCCTCCAGTGAGGTCGGGCGGCCGGGCGGCGCGGGGGGCGCGGGCGGGTTGCCCGGGTCTATCCCGATGGCGGGCGCCACGAACAGCAGCTCCCGCAGCAGGCCCTGCGCGGACCCCAGCGGCCCGCCGCCGGAGAGCAGCTCCTCGTTGGCCAGCGGCGCCGCGAAGTCCACCGGGACGTAGGCCCCGGCGTGGTCGTAGTGCCACACCAGGTGCGACTGCTGCGCGGTGGGCTCGAACATCTCCAGCAGCTGCTCGTAGTCCCCGCCCAGCTCGTCCACCGGGGTCACCGGCAGGCCGCAGAGCTGGAGCAGGTAGGCCCGCCGCAGGAAGTGCAGGGCGTCGTAGTCGAAGCCGGCGACCGGGGCGACGTCCCCGCTCAGGCCGGGCATGTACGCGAAGACGGGCACGGACGGCAGTCCGGCCTCGCCCAGCGCCTTGTCGTAGGCGGCGATCTCTTCCGCGAAGGGGTTGTCGGGGCTGTGGCACAGCACGTCGACAAGGGGGACCAGCCACAGGTCACAGGCCACGCGGGCTCCGATCAGTCGTTGCCGCCGATCGGCCAAGCGTAGTGCGCCGGACACCCTCCGCGAAGGGGTGCGCATCACCCGGTCCCCGCCGCACCCGGCGCGCCCGCCGCTACAGTCCCGCCGCCCAGTTCAATCCGTGCTGGTTGTAGTCGTGCACGAGGCGGCGCACGGTGTCCGCGTCGTTCAGGGTGACGGCGTCCACCAGCTCGCCGTGCCGGTCCCACAGGGCGGCCCGCAGCCGCGGGTCGCGCTGGAGGTGCGGGACGGCGAAGACCCAGCACTGGACGCGGATGCGGTGCAGGAACTCGGAGATGTAGGTGTTGCCGACGAGCGCGCTCAGCTCCCGCCAGAAGCGCAGGTCGTAGCCGATCAGCACTTCGAGGGTGCCGCCGCGCGCGGCCCGCCGCGCCTCCTCGGCGCGGCGGCGCACCGACACCAGCCGCTCGCCGGAGCCGGGGGCGACCCCGCGCTCGGCGAGCCTGCGGAAGATGCCGTCGACGATCAGGGTGCGGGCCTCGACCATGCCGCGGAAGTCGTCGGCGGAGTAGACCCGCACGCGGAAGCCGCGGTGCTGGAGCAGTTCGAGCAGCCCCTGGGCGGAGAGGTCGACGAGGGCCTCGCGGACGGGGGTCGCGGAGACCTCGTACTGCTCGGCGATCTGTTTGACGGTGAACTCGGTCCCCGGCGGCAGGCGTCCCGCGAGCACCTCGTCCCGCAGCGCGTCCGCGATCTGCTGGCGAAGTGTGTTGCGGGTGACAGCTCCGCTGCCTGGCATAGGGGCCCGTCTCCTCTGTAGGACTCCGGACACCTTAGGCCAGACCGTGCGGCCGAAACCGAGCGGTCGAGGATCGTTATGCGGATTAAAGGACCGTTATGCGGACGTCTCGGAGGCCCGCCCGACGGGCGCGGGGCACGGCGGGCGGGCCCCGGCGGCTCAGCCGGAGGCGGTGTGGCGGTCGGCCACCGTCAGCGCCTCGTCGAGCAGGGCCAGGCCCTCCTTGGCCTCCGTCTCGCCGATGTTGCAGGGCGGCACCACGTGGGTGCGGTTCATGTTGACGAACGGCCAGAGGCCGGAGGCCTTGCAGGCGGCGGTGAACTCGGCCATGGGCGCGTTGTCGGCCCCGGCGGCGTTGTACGGGACGAGCGGCTCGCGGGTCCCCTTGTCGCGTACGAGCTCCAGCGCCCAGAAGGCGCCGAGGCCCCGGACCTCGCCCACGGAGGGGTGCCGCTCGGCGAGCGCGCGCAGCCCCGGGCCGAGCACGTCCTCCCCGAGGCGGGCGGCGTGCTCGACGACGCCCTCCTCCTCCATCGCGTTGATGGTGGCGACGGCGGTGGCGCAGGCCAGCGGGTGTCCGGAGTAGGTGAGCCCGCCGGGGTACGGCCGGGTGGCGAAGGTCTCGGCGATGGCGGCGGAGATGGCGACGCCGCCGAGGGGGACGTATCCGCTGGTGACGCCCTTGGCGAAGCAGATGAGGTCGGGGGTGACGTCCCAGTGCTCGGAGGCGAACCAGCGGCCGGTGCGGCCGAAGCCCGCCATGACCTCGTCGAGGACGAAGACGATGCCGTGGCGGTCGCAGAGCTCGCGCACGCCGGCCAGGTAGCCGTCGGGCGGCGTCATGATCCCGGCCGTGCCCGGGACGGTCTCCAGGACGATCGCCGCGACGGACTGCGGCCCCTCGAAGGCGATGGTGTCGGCGAGGTGGGCCAGCGCCCGCTCGCACTCCTCGGCCTCGGTGGAGGCGTGGAAGGCGGAACGGTAGAGGTACGGGCCCCAGAAGTGCACGACGCCGGCGGAAGCGGTGTCGGAGGGCCAGCGGCGCGGGTCGCCGGTCAGGTTGATCGCGGCGGCGGTGGCGCCGTGGTAGGAGCGGTAGGCGGAGAGCACCTTCTGCCGGCCGGTGTGCAGCCGGGCCATGCGGACGGCGTTCTCGACGGCCTCGGCGCCGCCGTTGGTGAAGAAGATCTTGTCGAGGTCGCCGGGGGTCCGCTCGGCGATGAGGCGTGCGGCCTCGGAGCGGACGTCGACGGCGAAGCCGGGCGCGAGGGTGCAGAGCCGGGCGGCCTGCTCCCGGACGGCCTCGACGACCTTGGGGTGCTGGTGGCCGATGTTGGTGTTGACCAGCTGGGAGGCGAAGTCGAGGAAGCGGTTGCCGTCGTAGTCCCAGAAGTACGAGCCCTCGGCCCCGGCCACGGCGAGGGGGTCGATCAGGGCCTGCGCGGACCAGGAGTGGAAGACGTGAGCGCGGTCGGCGGCCTTGACGGTCGCGGCGGTGACGTGAGGGGTCATGCGGTCACGCTAGAAGTGCGCTGGTGGGGAGGGATATCGGCGGACTGTATGGGGGTGGGGGGCCGGTCTCGGCAGTCTGTCCGCCCCGGCGGGGGCCGCGGCGGCCGGAGGGGGCGCGGAAGGGGCTGCGGGCCGGTCCGCGACATTGACAGCATGCTGCCTTTATGACAGCCTATTGTCATGTGAGGCGAGGCGTCCCGACGGACGCCGGACCGGACATCTCCGGCGCGACCGCCGGCGCACGTGAACGTGAACGTGATGAGAGCGAAGCAGTGATGCTGGAGGCGAGCACCATGACCGAGACCCCGCGCAAGCCCGTCCACCTCGCGGTCTACGACACCTACGCGGACTGGGAGACCGGGCACACCACCGCCCATCTCACGCAGCACGGCCACGAGGTCCGCACGGTCGGGCCCGCCGCCGGCGAGCCCGTCACCACCATGGGCGGCGTCCGCATCCAGCCCGACCTGGCACTGGCCGGGCTGCGGCCGGAGGACTCCTCGCTGCTGATCCTCACCGGGGCCTCGCTCTGGGACGCGGGCGACGCGCTGGCGCCGTTCGCGGCCAAGGCCCGCGAGTTCCTGGCCGCCGGGGTGCCGGTAGCGGCGATCTGCGGCGCGACGGCCGGACTGGCCCGCGAGGGCCTGCTGGACGACCGCGCGCACACGAGCGCCGTCTCCTTCTACCTGGCCGGGCAGCCGGGCTACGGTGGCGCGCGGCACTACGTGGAGGCGGACGCGGTCACGGACGGCGACCTGATCACGGCGGGGCCGACCGACCCGGTGGCCTTCGCGCGCGAGGTGTTCGCCCGGCTGGACGTGTACAAGCCGGACGTGCTGGACGCGTGGTACCGGCTGTTCCACGACTCGGACCCGAGTGCGTACCCGGTGCTGATGGCGGCGGAGGAAGAGGAGGCGGCGAACGGTGTTTGATCCCCTGCCCGAGGGCGCGGACGACGGCCCGCGGACGGCGGGCGCCGACCGGGCCCGGCAGGACCTGCTGAGCCGCACCGCGCTCGGGGTGTTCCGGCTGAACGGCCAGTTCCTCGCCATCTCCGAGGAGCTGGCGCGGCCGGCCGGGCTGACGGCCGCGTGGTGGCAGGTGCTGGGGGCGGTGCTGCGGGAGCCGCTGCCCGTCGCCGGGATAGCCAGGGCCATGGGCATCACCCGGCAGAGCGTCCAGCGCATCGCGGACCTGCTGGCCGACAAGGGGCTCGCGGAGTACGTCCCGAACCCGGCCCACCGCCGGGCGAAGCTGCTGCGCCCGACCGACGCGGGCCGGGCGGCGATCGCCCTGATCGGCCCGGGTCACGCGGCGTGGGCGAACCGCCTGGCCGAGGCCCTGGGCGACGAGGCCTTCACGGAGACCATCCGCGTCCTGGACCGCCTGGCCGCGACCCTCGACGCCCTTCCCCTCCCGGACGACGCCCGGCCCGCGACGGCCACCTGAGCCGCCCGCCCCGCCCCGGGGGCCGGGCGGGCGGGGCCCCGGGACGGTACGGGTCCGGGAGAGGACCCGCACCGGTGCCGCGAACAGCGCCTCCCGGCGGGGGGCGCCGCACTACGCTCGGCCGGACGCCTTGAGGGAGGGGTCCACCCGGCCATGGAGCAGTTGCACCCGCACGACCCGCACCGCATCGGCCCCTACCGGCTGCTGGCACGGCTCGGCGCGGGCGGGGGCACGGCCCAGGTCTACCTGGCCCGCTCCGGGCGCGGGCGCACCGTCGCCCTCACCTCGGTCCGCCCCGGGGCCGCCGGGGACCTGCGCGCCCGCTTCCGCCGGGAGGTCGCCGCCGCCCGGCGCGTGGACGGGCCGTGGACGGCGCCGGTGCTCGACGCCGACACCGAGGCGGCCGCCCCCTGGTACGCCACCGGCTACGTCGCCGGGCCCAGCCTGCGCCGGGTCGTCGAGGGCGGCTGCGGCCCACTGCCCGAGCGCTGCCTGCGGGTCCTGGCCGCGGGCCTCGCGCACGCCCTGCGCGACGTCCACCGCGCCGGCCTGGTCCACCGCGCCCTGACCCCCTCGCACGTGCTGCTCACCCTCGACGGCCCCCGCGTCACCGGCTTCGGAGTCACCGGCTTCGGCCTTCCGCGCGGGGCCGGGTCCGGGCCGGCGGGCGACCGGCCCGGTTTCGCCGCGCCCGAGCAGGAGCGCGGCGGGCCGGTCACCGCCGCCTGCGACCTCTTCGGCCTCGCGGTCCTGGCGTACGCGGCCACCGGACGGCCGCCGTTCGGCACGGCCGGGCCGACGGTGCGGGGCCCGGAGCCGGACCTGGACGGGGTGCCGGCCGGGCTGCGCGAGCTGGTACGGGACTGCCTGCGCCGGGACCCCGGCGACCGGCCGGGCACCGCCGAGGTCCTGGCCCGGGTCGGCGCGGCGGGCTCGGTGGCGGACGGGAGGGTGCTGGGGCCGTGGCTGCCCGGTCCGCTCGTGGCCCGGCTCGGGCTGCACACCGTACGGCTGCTGGACCGCGAGGAGGCCGGCCCGGAACGCCCGCTGCCCGCCGCGCCCCCGCCCCCGCCCCCGCCCGCGGACCTTCCCGGGGGCCGCGGGTACGGGCCGCCGCCGCAGTCGCCGCCGCGGCCGCGCGGACGGGCGGCCTCCACGGCCTTCCTCCTCGCCGTGGCCCTGGTCGTCGCCGTCGCGGCCGGGGCCACCGTGTACGCCGTGATGACCGGGGAGCAGGACCCGGCCCCGCCGGGCGGCGTCCCGCGGCCGCCCGCCGGCCCGACCGCGACCGCCGCGCCCGCGCCCGGCGACCGGAAGAACTGATCCGCCGGGCGATTGTGTCGATGCCAATAAGCCTGTAGGCAAAGCTTGTTTGCGCGGGGCGGCCGCGTCGGACACTGCCGCACATGGAGCCGTTGGACGTGGTTGCGGAACTGTGGGAGCGGATCGGGGCACGCGACTGGGACGCGGTGGCCGGGCTCATCGCCGAGGACGCCGTCATCGAATGGCCCGTGAGCGGCGAACGCATCGTGGGCCGCGCCAACTTCGTCGCCGTGAACAGCGACGACGGCTGCGCGGACGACCGGCCGGTCGAGCTGCTGCGCATCCTGGCCGACGGGGACCTCGTCGTCACCGAGGTGGAGATCCCGCAGGACCACGTCGTCTACCGCGCCGTCTCCCTGTGGACGGTCCGGGACGGGGAGGTCGTGGGCGCGCGCGAGTACTGGACCAGCCCCGGCCAGGACCCGGCCCCCCGCTGGCGCGCGGGCTACGTGGAACCCATGGTCGCGGACTGACCGCGGGCCGCCCCTGCCCGACCGGCGGCCCTCGCCCCCGGTGGGCGCCGCCCCGCCGCCGAGCCGGCGCAGCACGGTGGGATTCTCGCCCCGGTGGGCGCTTGCGATGCGGTCGCGGCGCCCGTCGGTCCCGGTCATGACCGGAGCCTGACGGCGGGGGCCCGGGGGCGCGCGCGGTGCGGGTAGTACTTGAGGGGGAGGCGCGGATATCCCCTTCAGCGCCGACGCGGACGACGGGGGCGCCGCCCTACGGTGAGGGGTATGACCGATACGACCACCGGGGCGACCGCCCGGGCGCCCGAGTTCCGCCTCGCGTCGGGGCTCTTCCAGAGCTTTCGCGACGACCTGATCACCGACGCCTTCTCCTACCGGCCGCTGCCGCCGGTCCGCACGGACGGACGGCTCGCCCGGTGGGTGCCGCGGTCGCTGCGCCCCAGGACGGCCTACCTGCCGCACGCCGTGGTGGTCCTGCTGGCCGTGATCACCGCGTTCGTCTCCGTCGTCAACGGCGGCATGGGGGCATCCGGACTGCCGCTGCTGATGGGGCTGATGGCCGCGGCCCCGGTGCTGATGACGCTGGTGCGGCCGGTGGGCGCCTTCTGGGCGGTGGTCGCCGTCACCCTGCCGCTGGCGCTGCTGGGGAACGCCTCGATGACCTGGCCGTGGTCGCCGGGCACCTTCTTCGCCCACCTCGTCGTCGTCACCGTGGTGGCGCTGCGCAGCCGGCCGCGGGTGGCCGGCTGGCTGTGGCTGGCCACCGTGGTCGTCGGGTCGGTGCTGCCGCTGCTGATCGGCCGGGACGCCGAACTGGGACCGATGGCCTTCCTGTCGGCGGTCGCGCTGCTCGCCGTCACGGTCCGCAACACCCGCCGGCAGGCCGAGCAGGAGGTCACGGCCCAGCAGGAGGTCACGGCCGTCGAGCGGGACCGGCGGACGCTGCTGGAGGAGCGGACCACGATCGCCCGGGAGCTGCACGACGTGGTCGCGCACCACATGTCGGTGGTGGCGATCCAGGCGGAGGCCGCCCCGTACCGGGTGAAGAACCCGCCGCCGGAGCTGGAGGCGGCGTTCGCCACCATCCGGGAGAACGCGGTGTCCGCGCTGACGGAACTGCGCCGGGTGCTCGGCGTGGTGCGCTCCGCGGACTACGAGGCCCCGGACGCCCCGCAGCCGACGCTGGCCTCGCTGGACGGCCTGCTGGCGAACGTGCGGGACGCCGGTCTGACGGTGGACAGCACGGTCACGGGCGCGGTGCGGGAGCTGCCGCAGGGGGTGGAGCTGTCGGCGTACCGGATCGTCCAGGAGGCGCTGAGCAACACGCTGCGGCACGCGCCGGGCGCGGAGGCCGGGGTGGAGGTGTCGTACGTGCTGGGCGGTCTGGGGGTGCGGATCGTCAACGGGGCGCCGACCGGCGACGTGCGGCCCTCGCCCGGGGCGGGTCACGGGATCACCGGGATGCGGGAGCGGGTGGCGATGCTGGAGGGCGAGATGACGGCCGGGCCGACGGCCGCGGGCGGGTACGAGGTCGCGGTGTTCATCCCGGTCCGGCGTCCCGAACCGGCCGCGGGCGCGGTCCCGGACGCCGGGGCGGCGACGCCGTGACGATCAGGGTGTTGATCGTCGACGACCAGATGATGGTCCGCGAGGGGTTCTCCGTGCTGCTGAACGCCATGGACGGCATCGAGGTCGTCGGCGAGGCGGTGGACGGCCGCGAGGCCCTCGCCCGGGTGGCGGAGCTGCGGCCGGACGTGGTCCTGATGGACATCCGGATGCCGGTGATGAACGGGCTGGAGGCGACGCGGGAGATCATGGCCGCCGACACGGACGCGAAGGTGTTGGTCCTGACCACCTTCGACCTCGACGAGTACGTCTACCAGGCGCTGCGGGCCGGGGCCTCCGGCTTCCTGCTCAAGGACGCCTCGGCGCGGCAACTGGCCGACGGGGTGAGGGTGGTGGCGTCGGGCGAGGCGCTGCTGGCGCCCTCGGTGACCAAGCGGCTGATCGCGGAGTTCTCGAAGCTGGCCGAGGCCCCGCGGCTCGCGGACCCGGCGGGCGTCGGGGAGCTGACGGACCGGGAGACGGAGGTGCTCGTGCTGATCGCGCAGGGGCTGTCCAACGCCGAGATCGCGGACCGGCTCGTGGTCGCGGAGTCCACGATCAAGACGCACGTGAGCCGCGTGCTGGTGAAACTGGGCCTGCGGGACCGGACGCAGGCGGCCGTCTTCGCCTACGAGACGCGGCTGGTGCGGCCGGCGTAGCGCCGGGCCGGGTCCGCCCGCGCCGGGCCGGGTCCGCCCGCGCGGGGCGGGGGCCGCCCGGGCGCCGGTCCCGTGCGGATCTCGTGGCGGTGTCCGCGGCATCCCGCCGGACGGCCCGCCGCGCGCCTACTGTGCGGGGATGGGTTTTGATCCGTGGGACGCCGCCTTCGTCGCCGATCCGTATCCGGCCTACCGGGAGGTGCGGGAGCAGGGCCGGGCGGTGTGGTTCGAGCCCACCGGGCAGTGGCTGGTGCCGCACTACGCCGATGTGAGCGCGCTGCTGCGGGACCGGCGGCTGGGGCGGACCTACCTGCACCGGTTCACGCACGAGGAGTTCGGCCGCGAGGCCCCGCCGCCGGAGCACGAGCCCTTCCACGTGCTCAACGGCAACGGGCTGCTGGACCTGGAGGACCCCGCGCACGCGCGGGTGCGCCGGCTGGTGGCGAAGGCCTTCACCCCGCGGACCGTGGAGCGGCTGGTGCCCGCCGTGCGGCGGCTGGCCGGGGAGCTGGTCGGGCGGTTGCTCGCGGACGGGGGCGGGGACCTGCTCACCGTCGTCGCCGAGCCGCTGCCGGTGGCGGTGATCGCGGAGCTGCTCGGCGTCCCGGAGGCGGACCGGGGGCTGCTGCGGCCCTGGTCCGCGGACATCTGCGGGATGTTCGAGCTGCGGCCCGACGAGGAGACGGCGCGGCGGGCGGTGCGGGCGAGCGAGGAGTTCGGC
Above is a window of Streptomyces subrutilus DNA encoding:
- a CDS encoding aspartate aminotransferase family protein encodes the protein MTPHVTAATVKAADRAHVFHSWSAQALIDPLAVAGAEGSYFWDYDGNRFLDFASQLVNTNIGHQHPKVVEAVREQAARLCTLAPGFAVDVRSEAARLIAERTPGDLDKIFFTNGGAEAVENAVRMARLHTGRQKVLSAYRSYHGATAAAINLTGDPRRWPSDTASAGVVHFWGPYLYRSAFHASTEAEECERALAHLADTIAFEGPQSVAAIVLETVPGTAGIMTPPDGYLAGVRELCDRHGIVFVLDEVMAGFGRTGRWFASEHWDVTPDLICFAKGVTSGYVPLGGVAISAAIAETFATRPYPGGLTYSGHPLACATAVATINAMEEEGVVEHAARLGEDVLGPGLRALAERHPSVGEVRGLGAFWALELVRDKGTREPLVPYNAAGADNAPMAEFTAACKASGLWPFVNMNRTHVVPPCNIGETEAKEGLALLDEALTVADRHTASG
- a CDS encoding SLATT domain-containing protein, with the translated sequence MSQPEMQPEGPPREEGGGPMPAGDLTGRPFPLGDWGEPAERLDELYRRVEDDALRTAEWYLSDRAWKRRGARLLRVAAAAGAVTGAAMPLLDLTGSVPGGAAYGYLALLLGAAALGCDRFFGLTSGWMRDVATAQAVQRRLQTLQFDWASENVREVLGPTDGTASEAAERCLTVLRRFSEDVTELVRSETADWMVEFRAGPAPLVMQSLGASAGRPDAAVPPARFPLPPGTRPNMPRQRPPEQPR
- a CDS encoding GntR family transcriptional regulator — protein: MPGSGAVTRNTLRQQIADALRDEVLAGRLPPGTEFTVKQIAEQYEVSATPVREALVDLSAQGLLELLQHRGFRVRVYSADDFRGMVEARTLIVDGIFRRLAERGVAPGSGERLVSVRRRAEEARRAARGGTLEVLIGYDLRFWRELSALVGNTYISEFLHRIRVQCWVFAVPHLQRDPRLRAALWDRHGELVDAVTLNDADTVRRLVHDYNQHGLNWAAGL
- a CDS encoding MarR family winged helix-turn-helix transcriptional regulator, which translates into the protein MFDPLPEGADDGPRTAGADRARQDLLSRTALGVFRLNGQFLAISEELARPAGLTAAWWQVLGAVLREPLPVAGIARAMGITRQSVQRIADLLADKGLAEYVPNPAHRRAKLLRPTDAGRAAIALIGPGHAAWANRLAEALGDEAFTETIRVLDRLAATLDALPLPDDARPATAT
- a CDS encoding nuclear transport factor 2 family protein → MEPLDVVAELWERIGARDWDAVAGLIAEDAVIEWPVSGERIVGRANFVAVNSDDGCADDRPVELLRILADGDLVVTEVEIPQDHVVYRAVSLWTVRDGEVVGAREYWTSPGQDPAPRWRAGYVEPMVAD
- a CDS encoding type 1 glutamine amidotransferase family protein — protein: MTETPRKPVHLAVYDTYADWETGHTTAHLTQHGHEVRTVGPAAGEPVTTMGGVRIQPDLALAGLRPEDSSLLILTGASLWDAGDALAPFAAKAREFLAAGVPVAAICGATAGLAREGLLDDRAHTSAVSFYLAGQPGYGGARHYVEADAVTDGDLITAGPTDPVAFAREVFARLDVYKPDVLDAWYRLFHDSDPSAYPVLMAAEEEEAANGV
- a CDS encoding serine/threonine-protein kinase produces the protein MEQLHPHDPHRIGPYRLLARLGAGGGTAQVYLARSGRGRTVALTSVRPGAAGDLRARFRREVAAARRVDGPWTAPVLDADTEAAAPWYATGYVAGPSLRRVVEGGCGPLPERCLRVLAAGLAHALRDVHRAGLVHRALTPSHVLLTLDGPRVTGFGVTGFGLPRGAGSGPAGDRPGFAAPEQERGGPVTAACDLFGLAVLAYAATGRPPFGTAGPTVRGPEPDLDGVPAGLRELVRDCLRRDPGDRPGTAEVLARVGAAGSVADGRVLGPWLPGPLVARLGLHTVRLLDREEAGPERPLPAAPPPPPPPADLPGGRGYGPPPQSPPRPRGRAASTAFLLAVALVVAVAAGATVYAVMTGEQDPAPPGGVPRPPAGPTATAAPAPGDRKN
- a CDS encoding sensor histidine kinase is translated as MTDTTTGATARAPEFRLASGLFQSFRDDLITDAFSYRPLPPVRTDGRLARWVPRSLRPRTAYLPHAVVVLLAVITAFVSVVNGGMGASGLPLLMGLMAAAPVLMTLVRPVGAFWAVVAVTLPLALLGNASMTWPWSPGTFFAHLVVVTVVALRSRPRVAGWLWLATVVVGSVLPLLIGRDAELGPMAFLSAVALLAVTVRNTRRQAEQEVTAQQEVTAVERDRRTLLEERTTIARELHDVVAHHMSVVAIQAEAAPYRVKNPPPELEAAFATIRENAVSALTELRRVLGVVRSADYEAPDAPQPTLASLDGLLANVRDAGLTVDSTVTGAVRELPQGVELSAYRIVQEALSNTLRHAPGAEAGVEVSYVLGGLGVRIVNGAPTGDVRPSPGAGHGITGMRERVAMLEGEMTAGPTAAGGYEVAVFIPVRRPEPAAGAVPDAGAATP
- the recR gene encoding recombination mediator RecR; translation: MYEGVVQDLIDELGRLPGVGPKSAQRIAFHILQTEPTDVRRLAHALLEVKDKVRFCAVCGNVAQEERCGICRDPRRDTTVICVVEEPKDVVAIERTREFRGKYHVLGGAISPIEGVGPDDLRIRELLTRLADGVVTELILATDPNLEGEATATYLARMIKPMGLKVTRLASGLPVGGDLEYADEVTLGRAFEGRRLLDV
- a CDS encoding YbaB/EbfC family nucleoid-associated protein; the encoded protein is MIPGGGPDMQQLLQQAQKMQQDLAAAQEELALAEVEGQAGGGLVKATVNGSGELRALVIDPKAVDPEDTETLADLVVAAVQAANENAQALQQEKLGPLAQGLGGGSGIPGLPF
- a CDS encoding DUF5063 domain-containing protein, whose amino-acid sequence is MSDATLHALGQDPDDFAVQISDQIESFIVAVTEVAKGEDPDSAVPFLLLEVSQLLLAGGRLGAYQDVLPEERYEPDLGPEPDVDDLRERFALMLEPVDVYSEVFDPYEPRKAPVPHRISDDLADVVADLRHGLIHYQADRITEALWWWQFSYFTNWGPTASATLRALQSLVAHVRLDQPLAALDGLDTDEDLAEEELAEQAGRVMAEELGGLGRS